In the Mastomys coucha isolate ucsf_1 unplaced genomic scaffold, UCSF_Mcou_1 pScaffold18, whole genome shotgun sequence genome, one interval contains:
- the LOC116096966 gene encoding regulatory solute carrier protein family 1 member 1 isoform X2, translating to MMHVVCVCCSWSGPRQEKSSKESTSLGMSSLPTSDGSNHPAPSGQSPEVGSPTSLARSVSASVCAIKPSDPNSIESLAMEATKASAEFQTNSKKTDSPPLQVLPDLASSAEQSLAMPLHNSSEEAFVTGNVERSAGKRTQDLRVYVHTRQGASLSVTATGMHEPQIFVEEKSWHPENQTPSQVNSLQQHRETESVLHETGPQCVPHDQECLCDTENLELHEENVSLEAVMKDELQRNTHLPRAEKGPLASGRCRCSCSEALMEVDTAEQSLVAMNSSTGRQDAVNKSPGASQLSSDNPSMEVETSQSNPSSERVQHSILTHDLLLPEDNVEMSTVENKADSPSSPLSGHGQPSMESAEEFCSSVTVALKELHELLVISCKSASKDSPEDITCQSEMGAESQTSVSDLTGIRALSEQYPQVSCHQATSESEKIEIIGTAPCAVIEDEASTSFGGVGDGLSPGQEGVTRSTVSVRKSCSVTRTSPKLPEQLPCTSGIEILPELAAGEGGAHSQPSERVQNPGPDRPESSSVCPGAGLPFSGLDQPTAQSLSTSSALSPFIFPAADVDRILGAGFTLQEALGALHRVGGNADLALLVLLAKNIVVPT from the exons ATGatgcatgtagtgtgtgtgtgctgcagctGGAGTGGGCCCAGACAAG aGAAAAGCAGTAAAGAATCTACCTCACTGGGAATGTCATCATTGCCGACTTCAGATGGATCCAACCATCCAGCTCCTTCAGGGCAGAGTCCTGAGGTCGGTAGCCCAACGAGTCTCGCTCGCTCTGTTTCTGCTTCCGTCTGCGCCATCAAGCCCAGTGACCCCAATAGCATTGAATCTCTAGCTATGGAGGCTACAAAGGCTTCAGCTGAATTCCAGACAAACTctaagaaaacagactctcctCCTCTGCAGGTCCTTCCTGATCTTGCTTCCTCCGCAGAACAGAGTCTAGCTATGCCTTTGCATAATTCATCAGAAGAAGCATTTGTTACAGGCAATGTGGAGAGATCTGCTGGAaaaagaacccaggacctcagagTGTATGTCCATACAAGGCAGGGCGCTAGTTTATCTGTCACAGCTACTGGGATGCATGAGCCACAGATATTTGTGGAGGAAAAGAGTTGGCATCCAGAAAATCAGACCCCAAGTCAAGTGAACAGCCTTCAgcagcacagagaaacagagagtgtGCTGCATGAGACTGGACCACAGTGTGTTCCACATGACCAGGAGTGTCTTTGTGACACAGAAAACCTTGAGCTTCATGAAGAAAATGTCAGTTTGGAAGCTGTGATGAAAGATGAGCTACAGAGAAACACTCATCTTCCCAGAGCTGAGAAAGGTCCTCTGGCTTCAGGACGCTGTCGCTGTTCATGCTCAGAAGCCCTGATGGAAGTAGATACAGCTGAGCAGTCTCTGGTTGCTATGAACAGCTCAACAGGCAGGCAGGATGCTGTCAACAAGAGCCCCGGTGCATCACAGCTCTCTTCAGATAATCCCTCTATGGAAGTGGAGACATCACAGTCTAACCCCTCCAGTGAACGTGTGCAACATTCCATCTTGACTCACGATTTGCTGCTCCCAGAAGATAATGTCGAAATGTCTACAGTGGAAAACAAAGCTGACAGTCCCTCTTCCCCTCTAAGTGGCCATGGTCAGCCCTCTATGGAGTCCGCAGAAGAGTTTTGTTCGTCTGTCACAGTGGCCTTGAAAGAACTACATGAGCTTTTGGTCATTAGCTGTAAGTCAGCTTCCAAAGATTCACCTGAGGATATTACCTGTCAGTCAGAAATGGGAGCTGAGAGCCAAACAAGTGTTTCAGACCTTACAGGAATTAGGGCCCTTAGTGAGCAGTACCCCCAAGTCTCCTGTCACCAGGCCACCTCTGAATCAGAAAAGATAGAAATCATAGGAACTGCACCTTGTGCTGTGATAGAAGATGAAGCATCCACTAGCTTTGGAGGTGTGGGTGATGGCTTGTCACCTGGCCAAGAAGGTGTCACCAGATCAACAGTGTCAGTCAGGAAGAGCTGTTCTGTCACCAGAACCTCACCTAAACTGCCTGAGCAGTTGCCCTGCACCTCAGGTATAGAAATTTTACCCGAACTTGCAGCAGGTGAGGGGGGTGCCCACAGTCAGCCTTCTGAGCGTGTGCAGAATCCAGGCCCAGACAGGCCGGAGAGCAGCAGTGTCTGCCCTGGAGCTGGGTTGCCCTTCAGTGGATTGGACCAACCTACCGCACAGTCCTTGTCCACCTCCTCCGCTCTTTCACCGTTCATCTTTCCTGCCGCAGATGTTGACAGGATTCTTGGTGCCGGCTTCACTCTGCAGGAAGCCCTTGGGGCTCTGCATCGAGTTGGTGGGAATGCAGACCTTGCCCTTCTTGTTTTGTTAGCAAAGAACATTGTAGTCCCTACATAA